A section of the Flavobacterium sp. CG_23.5 genome encodes:
- a CDS encoding phosphoadenylyl-sulfate reductase gives MSSTIAQILIEKTKNFSIEETLAFLANEYKDKVVFSTSFGQEDQVITALIAKDDLPINIFTLDTGRLFQETYDVFHKTLKKYKKEIKVYFPEATAVEELLNKKGPNSFYESVDNRKECCFIRKVAPLTKALKGNAIWITGLRAEQSENRNDLQEFEYDEKFGIIKFNPLLKWTLKEVEDYIEKNNVPQNALHKKGFVSIGCAPCTRAITPDEDIRAGRWWWESSHKECGLHQK, from the coding sequence ATGAGTTCAACGATAGCGCAAATATTAATTGAAAAAACAAAAAACTTCTCAATAGAAGAGACGTTGGCATTTTTAGCCAATGAGTACAAGGATAAAGTAGTTTTTTCGACTTCTTTTGGACAAGAAGACCAAGTAATTACCGCTTTGATTGCCAAAGATGATTTGCCAATAAACATTTTTACTTTAGATACAGGTCGTTTGTTTCAAGAAACGTATGATGTTTTTCATAAAACATTAAAAAAGTATAAAAAGGAGATCAAAGTTTATTTTCCAGAAGCCACAGCAGTGGAAGAATTGTTAAATAAAAAAGGACCAAACAGTTTCTATGAATCGGTTGATAACAGAAAAGAATGTTGTTTTATTCGAAAAGTCGCACCGCTTACCAAAGCCTTGAAAGGAAATGCAATTTGGATTACCGGTTTGAGAGCCGAGCAATCCGAAAATAGAAATGATTTACAGGAATTTGAATACGATGAAAAATTCGGCATTATAAAATTCAATCCATTGTTAAAATGGACTTTGAAGGAAGTTGAAGATTATATAGAAAAGAATAATGTGCCACAAAATGCCCTGCACAAAAAAGGATTTGTAAGTATAGGTTGCGCGCCTTGCACCAGAGCAATTACTCCTGATGAAGATATACGAGCCGGAAGATGGTGGTGGGAATCCAGTCATAAAGAATGTGGTTTACACCAAAAATAA
- a CDS encoding alpha/beta fold hydrolase — MENKPTHITLQNFTTESGVFYPVLSLSFEVFGPALHTAPIVLVNHALTGNSTVVGSTGWWNDLIGENKTIDTNKYTVLAFNVPGNGYDETSIENYLDFNARDIAKLFIEGIKFLQIKQLYAIIGGSVGGGIAWEIAALEPKITKHLIPIATDWKSTDWLIANCFLQEQILNNSRNPIEDARIHAMLCYRTPESFKEKFQRTTNEELAIFNVESWLSHHGTKLQKRFQLSSYKMMNQLLKTIDITRNTATFEEIASKIQADIHIIAINSDLFFTADENKATYKELKKYKSNVTYQEIVSIHGHDAFLIEYKQLDNLLQDIF; from the coding sequence TTGGAAAATAAACCAACCCATATTACATTACAAAATTTCACCACCGAAAGTGGCGTGTTTTATCCTGTTCTAAGCTTAAGTTTTGAAGTTTTTGGACCGGCATTACATACGGCGCCAATAGTTTTGGTAAATCATGCATTGACAGGAAACTCGACAGTTGTAGGTTCGACTGGCTGGTGGAATGATTTAATTGGTGAAAACAAAACAATCGACACTAATAAATATACTGTGTTAGCTTTTAATGTTCCGGGCAATGGCTATGATGAAACTAGTATTGAGAACTATTTGGATTTCAATGCCAGAGATATCGCTAAACTCTTTATAGAAGGAATTAAATTTCTTCAAATTAAACAACTGTATGCTATTATTGGAGGTTCAGTAGGCGGAGGAATTGCTTGGGAAATAGCGGCTTTAGAGCCTAAAATAACGAAACATTTAATTCCCATTGCCACCGACTGGAAATCGACGGATTGGTTGATAGCTAATTGTTTCTTACAAGAGCAAATCCTGAATAATTCTCGAAATCCAATTGAAGATGCCAGGATTCATGCGATGTTGTGCTACCGTACTCCAGAATCTTTTAAAGAAAAATTCCAACGTACTACCAATGAAGAATTGGCCATTTTTAATGTGGAAAGCTGGTTGAGTCATCATGGTACGAAATTGCAAAAACGATTTCAACTTTCTTCTTATAAAATGATGAATCAATTGCTGAAAACGATAGACATCACCAGAAATACAGCTACGTTTGAAGAAATAGCATCAAAAATTCAAGCCGATATTCATATCATCGCCATCAATTCTGATTTGTTTTTTACTGCAGATGAAAATAAGGCAACTTATAAAGAATTAAAAAAATATAAAAGTAATGTCACCTATCAGGAAATTGTTTCCATTCACGGACACGACGCTTTTTTGATAGAATACAAACAATTAGACAATTTGCTTCAGGATATATTCTAA
- the metK gene encoding methionine adenosyltransferase, translating into MAYLFTSESVSEGHPDKIADQISDALIDNFLAFDSESKVACETLVTTGQVILAGEVKSNTYLDVQHIAREVIRKIGYTKSEYMFEANSCGILSAIHEQSADINQGVDRANPEEQGAGDQGMMFGYATNETENYMPLALDLSHKLLQELAILRRENNEITYLRPDAKSQVTLEYSDDNKPTRIEAIVISTQHDDFDEEATMLAKIKKDLVEILIPRIIAKNPTHAHLFNDAIHYHINPTGKFVIGGPHGDTGLTGRKIIVDTYGGKGAHGGGAFSGKDPSKVDRSAAYATRHIAKNLVAAGVAEEILVQVSYAIGVAKPMGIFIDTYGTSKVNMTNGEIAKKVEAIFDMRPYFIEQRLKLRNPIYSETAAYGHMGRTPETVTKTFSAPGGNEKTVTVELFTWEKLDFVDQVKTAFGL; encoded by the coding sequence ATGGCATATTTATTTACGTCAGAATCTGTGAGTGAAGGACATCCAGACAAAATTGCAGATCAAATTTCAGACGCATTAATTGATAATTTTTTAGCCTTTGATTCAGAGTCAAAAGTAGCTTGTGAAACTTTAGTTACTACCGGACAAGTAATCCTAGCAGGAGAAGTAAAATCCAATACCTACTTAGACGTTCAACATATTGCCCGTGAGGTAATTAGAAAAATTGGCTACACAAAAAGCGAATATATGTTTGAAGCCAATTCTTGTGGTATTCTTTCGGCTATTCACGAACAATCTGCTGATATCAATCAAGGGGTTGACAGAGCTAACCCTGAAGAGCAAGGTGCTGGTGACCAGGGAATGATGTTTGGTTATGCAACTAATGAAACCGAAAATTACATGCCTTTGGCACTTGATTTATCACATAAATTATTGCAGGAATTAGCTATTTTAAGACGTGAAAATAACGAAATTACGTATTTACGTCCGGATGCTAAGTCTCAAGTAACTTTAGAATACAGTGATGACAATAAACCAACACGTATTGAAGCGATTGTAATTTCGACACAACATGATGATTTTGACGAAGAAGCTACTATGCTTGCAAAAATCAAAAAAGATCTTGTTGAAATTTTGATTCCAAGAATCATTGCTAAAAATCCAACACACGCTCATTTATTCAACGATGCAATTCACTACCATATCAATCCTACCGGGAAATTCGTAATTGGAGGACCACACGGAGATACTGGACTTACAGGAAGAAAAATTATTGTGGATACTTACGGTGGAAAAGGAGCTCACGGTGGTGGTGCATTTTCTGGAAAAGATCCAAGTAAAGTAGATAGAAGTGCGGCGTATGCGACACGTCATATCGCTAAAAATTTAGTTGCTGCAGGTGTTGCCGAAGAAATCTTAGTACAGGTTTCTTATGCAATTGGTGTAGCTAAACCAATGGGTATTTTTATTGATACCTATGGTACTTCTAAAGTGAATATGACCAATGGTGAAATTGCCAAAAAAGTAGAAGCAATTTTTGATATGCGTCCTTACTTTATTGAACAACGCTTGAAACTAAGAAATCCAATTTACAGCGAAACTGCTGCTTACGGGCATATGGGACGTACGCCAGAAACAGTTACTAAAACTTTCTCTGCTCCAGGCGGAAACGAAAAAACAGTTACTGTTGAATTATTTACTTGGGAAAAATTAGATTTTGTTGACCAAGTTAAAACTGCTTTTGGATTGTAA
- a CDS encoding O-acetylhomoserine aminocarboxypropyltransferase/cysteine synthase family protein — MSTQKFATNALHAGHDVTKTAGTRAVPIYQTSSYVFNNSEHAANLFGLAEAGFIYTRLNNPTNDILEQRLAALEGGIGAVVTASGTAAIATALLVLLKTGDHIVASNSLYGGTYNLLSVTLPRLGITTTFVDPSDPDNFTKAAQENTKVFFAESLGNPKLDVLDLKAISAQAKAFKVPFIVDNTVASPYLLNPIQYGANIVIHSLTKYIAGNGTSLGGVVIDAGNFDWSNGKFPEFTEPSAGYHGLVYHEALGNAAFIAKVRIEGLRDYGAALSPFNAFQIIQGLETLPIRVQKHSENGLALAQWLEGQEEVAWVNYPGLKSSKYYDLAQEYLPKGQNGVVTFGLKGGFEAAKKVADETKLFSLLANIGDTKSLIIHPASTTHQQLSDEQQVATGVTKDLIRLSVGLEDIEDLKNDLQVVFESIKNSQLVKNEH; from the coding sequence ATGAGTACTCAAAAATTTGCAACCAACGCATTACACGCAGGACACGACGTTACCAAAACAGCAGGAACCAGAGCTGTGCCTATCTATCAAACCAGTTCTTATGTTTTCAACAATTCAGAACATGCAGCCAATTTATTTGGACTTGCCGAAGCAGGTTTTATTTACACACGATTAAATAATCCAACCAATGATATTTTGGAGCAACGCCTTGCTGCGCTTGAAGGAGGAATAGGCGCAGTAGTTACCGCATCTGGAACCGCTGCAATTGCCACGGCATTATTGGTTTTGCTAAAAACGGGAGATCATATTGTAGCATCAAACAGTTTGTATGGGGGAACTTATAATTTACTGAGCGTCACTTTGCCAAGATTAGGCATCACAACCACGTTTGTAGACCCATCAGATCCTGACAATTTCACTAAAGCTGCACAAGAAAACACAAAAGTGTTTTTTGCCGAATCTCTTGGAAATCCGAAATTAGATGTATTGGATCTGAAAGCTATTTCGGCGCAAGCCAAAGCATTCAAAGTTCCCTTTATTGTAGATAATACAGTTGCTTCCCCTTATTTACTGAATCCTATTCAATACGGAGCCAATATTGTAATTCACTCTTTGACTAAATATATTGCCGGCAACGGAACGTCTCTTGGAGGCGTGGTTATTGATGCAGGAAATTTCGATTGGTCTAATGGAAAATTTCCTGAATTCACGGAACCTTCTGCAGGGTATCACGGATTGGTTTATCATGAAGCGCTTGGAAATGCTGCTTTTATTGCCAAAGTTCGAATAGAAGGATTACGTGATTATGGAGCGGCATTGAGTCCATTTAATGCGTTTCAGATTATTCAAGGATTAGAAACCTTACCTATCCGCGTACAGAAACACAGTGAAAACGGATTGGCTTTAGCCCAATGGTTAGAAGGTCAAGAAGAGGTGGCTTGGGTGAATTACCCAGGATTGAAGTCGAGTAAATATTATGATTTGGCTCAGGAATATTTGCCAAAAGGACAAAACGGAGTAGTCACTTTTGGTTTAAAAGGGGGTTTTGAAGCCGCCAAAAAAGTCGCCGATGAAACAAAACTATTTTCGCTTTTGGCTAATATAGGAGACACGAAATCTTTGATTATTCATCCCGCAAGTACTACGCATCAGCAATTGTCAGATGAACAACAAGTCGCAACAGGAGTAACCAAAGATTTAATACGATTGTCGGTTGGATTAGAAGACATCGAAGATTTGAAAAATGATTTACAAGTTGTTTTCGAAAGCATCAAAAATTCGCAATTAGTAAAAAATGAACACTAA
- a CDS encoding trans-sulfuration enzyme family protein translates to MNEEEFGFETEAIRTQLERTQYLEHSVPLYLTSSFVFEDAEDMRASFAEEKDRNIYSRYSNPNTNEFVEKVCKMEGATAGFAFASGMAAVYSTMAALLKSGDHIVSSSSVFGATHSLFVNYFPKWNIQTTYFDINEPETIESFITPDTKILFAESPTNPAVDIIDLELLGKIAKKHNLILVIDNCFATPYLQQPMKWGAHLVVHSATKLMDGQGRVLGGITVGDPELIQKIYLFSRLTGPSLSPFNAWVLSKSLETLAIRLDRHCENAMKVAEFLEQHPNVNRVKYPFLKSHPQYEIAKKQMKLGGNIVAFEIKGGIEAGRNFLDKIKLCSLSPNLGDTRTIVTHPASTTHSKLSVEERLAVSITDGLVRVSVGLETVKDVIADLEKALS, encoded by the coding sequence ATGAACGAAGAAGAATTTGGTTTTGAAACCGAAGCAATCCGTACCCAATTAGAACGCACGCAATATTTAGAGCATTCCGTTCCATTATACTTAACTTCTAGTTTTGTATTTGAAGACGCCGAAGACATGCGTGCCTCCTTTGCAGAAGAGAAAGACAGAAATATTTACAGCCGTTACAGCAACCCAAATACTAACGAGTTTGTAGAAAAAGTGTGCAAGATGGAAGGGGCAACTGCTGGTTTTGCCTTTGCCTCAGGAATGGCTGCGGTATATTCAACTATGGCTGCATTGTTGAAATCTGGCGATCATATTGTCTCTTCCAGTAGTGTTTTTGGAGCGACACATTCGTTATTTGTTAATTATTTTCCAAAGTGGAATATACAGACCACGTATTTTGATATTAATGAGCCAGAAACGATTGAAAGTTTCATCACACCTGATACAAAGATTCTTTTTGCTGAATCGCCAACTAATCCTGCGGTCGATATTATTGATTTGGAATTGTTAGGAAAAATTGCCAAAAAGCACAATTTGATTTTAGTAATCGACAACTGTTTTGCAACTCCTTATTTACAGCAACCTATGAAATGGGGAGCGCATTTGGTGGTGCATTCTGCCACAAAGTTAATGGATGGTCAAGGACGAGTTTTAGGCGGAATAACTGTTGGTGATCCCGAATTGATTCAAAAAATATATTTATTTTCCCGACTTACGGGGCCTTCTTTATCTCCGTTTAATGCTTGGGTTTTGTCCAAAAGTTTAGAGACCCTAGCGATTCGTTTGGATAGACATTGCGAAAATGCTATGAAAGTTGCTGAGTTTTTAGAACAGCATCCAAATGTTAATCGCGTTAAATATCCGTTTTTGAAATCGCATCCGCAATACGAAATTGCCAAAAAACAAATGAAATTGGGTGGGAACATTGTAGCTTTCGAAATAAAAGGCGGAATTGAAGCAGGACGTAACTTCCTAGATAAAATAAAATTATGTTCGCTTTCGCCAAATTTAGGCGATACCCGAACAATTGTTACTCATCCAGCATCAACAACACACAGTAAATTATCTGTTGAAGAACGTTTAGCAGTAAGTATTACGGATGGTTTAGTGCGTGTTTCAGTAGGATTGGAAACAGTGAAAGATGTAATTGCCGATTTAGAAAAAGCGCTTTCGTAA
- a CDS encoding OsmC family protein, producing MKITLNRVNDNFHFELKNERGHIVNVDSRPEFGGNDMGASPMELVLMGVAGCSAIDMISILKKQRQEITSFKAEVEGERVQVGEAKPFKNIHVVFYLEGPINEEKAARAAQLSFEKYCSVSKTLEPTATIHYKVVLNNKTL from the coding sequence ATGAAAATAACACTAAACAGAGTAAACGACAATTTCCACTTCGAATTAAAAAACGAAAGAGGACATATAGTAAATGTAGATAGCCGACCAGAATTTGGCGGGAATGACATGGGAGCAAGTCCAATGGAATTAGTATTGATGGGTGTAGCGGGTTGTAGCGCTATTGATATGATTTCGATTCTGAAAAAACAAAGACAAGAAATAACTTCTTTCAAAGCAGAGGTTGAAGGCGAGCGCGTGCAAGTTGGCGAGGCAAAACCGTTTAAAAATATACATGTTGTATTTTATTTGGAAGGGCCAATAAACGAAGAAAAAGCAGCCAGAGCTGCTCAACTTTCTTTCGAAAAATACTGTTCGGTTTCTAAAACATTAGAGCCCACAGCGACCATACATTACAAAGTAGTTTTGAATAATAAAACATTGTAG
- the cysD gene encoding sulfate adenylyltransferase subunit CysD encodes MSSVLKTNALESEAIYIFREVISQFDKPVLLFSGGKDSITLVRLAQKAFFPAKIPFPLLHVDTGHNFPETIEFRDKLVAELGLELIVRNVQDAIDQGKVVEESGKYSSRNSLQTTTLLDAIEEFKFDACIGGARRDEEKARAKERIFSVRDDFGQWDEKNQRPELFDILNGKIENGQNVRVFPISNWTELDVWSYIEQEQIEIPSIYFSHKRKVFMRDGLIWSHSPFVYQEEDEEIEERIVRFRTVGDMSCTAAVDSYAATIQEVVGEIRTSTISERGARIDDKRSEAAMEKRKQQGYF; translated from the coding sequence ATGAGTTCAGTATTAAAAACAAACGCTTTAGAAAGCGAAGCGATATACATATTTAGAGAAGTAATTTCTCAATTTGACAAACCAGTTTTGCTTTTCTCTGGTGGAAAAGATTCAATCACATTGGTAAGATTAGCCCAAAAAGCATTCTTTCCAGCAAAAATTCCTTTTCCATTATTGCACGTTGACACTGGACATAATTTTCCGGAGACAATTGAATTTAGAGATAAATTAGTTGCTGAATTAGGATTAGAATTAATTGTAAGAAATGTTCAAGACGCTATTGATCAGGGAAAAGTCGTGGAAGAATCGGGTAAATATTCGAGTAGAAACAGCTTACAAACCACAACGCTTTTGGATGCAATCGAAGAATTCAAATTTGATGCTTGTATTGGCGGAGCGCGTCGTGATGAAGAAAAAGCAAGAGCTAAAGAACGTATTTTTTCAGTTCGTGATGATTTTGGTCAATGGGATGAGAAAAACCAGCGTCCGGAATTGTTTGATATTTTGAATGGTAAAATTGAGAATGGTCAAAACGTTCGTGTTTTTCCAATTTCGAACTGGACAGAATTAGATGTTTGGAGTTATATCGAACAAGAGCAAATTGAAATTCCGTCTATTTATTTTTCTCACAAACGTAAAGTATTCATGAGAGATGGTTTGATTTGGTCGCATTCTCCTTTTGTTTACCAAGAAGAAGATGAAGAAATCGAAGAAAGAATTGTTCGTTTTAGAACGGTTGGGGATATGAGTTGTACCGCTGCCGTTGATTCTTATGCTGCGACGATTCAAGAAGTAGTGGGCGAAATTAGAACTTCAACTATTTCTGAAAGAGGGGCGAGAATTGATGACAAGCGTTCTGAGGCGGCGATGGAGAAAAGAAAACAACAAGGGTATTTTTAG
- a CDS encoding sulfite exporter TauE/SafE family protein produces the protein MDFQIGLVIAGLTVGFIVGITGVGGGSLMTPILLWFGIPPTTAVGTDLLYAAFTKMGGVYVHHKKKNINWSITGWLSLGSIPAALLTLWILHSIKTDLTTLNSIIKYSLGWALLFTSVAVLFKKKLLLFSQKHAGDKFHSESKTQNVLTVAIGVLLGATVTLTSIGAGALGTVTLFFLYPILATPRLVGTEIAHAVPLTLVAGLGHASMGNLDLGLLGQLLMGSLPGIYIGSMLSGKVPDLFLRNAIAIMLFFVGYKLVF, from the coding sequence ATGGATTTTCAAATAGGATTGGTCATTGCTGGTTTAACAGTAGGTTTTATCGTAGGGATAACCGGCGTAGGCGGTGGCTCATTAATGACTCCCATTTTATTATGGTTTGGTATTCCACCTACTACTGCTGTTGGGACTGACTTATTATATGCGGCATTTACTAAAATGGGGGGTGTCTATGTACATCATAAAAAAAAGAATATTAATTGGTCTATTACAGGCTGGCTTTCTTTAGGTAGCATTCCTGCTGCTTTATTAACGTTGTGGATTCTTCATAGCATAAAAACAGATCTTACGACCTTAAATTCCATCATAAAATACAGTTTGGGTTGGGCCTTGCTTTTTACTTCAGTGGCCGTTTTGTTCAAAAAGAAACTATTGCTTTTTTCTCAAAAACATGCTGGTGACAAGTTTCATAGTGAGAGTAAAACTCAGAATGTCTTAACAGTAGCTATTGGGGTATTGTTAGGAGCAACAGTAACCCTTACTTCTATCGGAGCGGGTGCATTAGGTACTGTTACATTATTCTTCCTATATCCGATTTTAGCAACTCCGCGATTAGTTGGAACCGAAATTGCTCACGCTGTCCCGTTAACCCTTGTTGCCGGATTAGGACATGCCTCAATGGGGAACTTAGATCTAGGATTATTAGGGCAGTTATTAATGGGGTCTCTTCCTGGAATTTATATTGGGAGTATGTTGAGTGGAAAAGTTCCTGATTTGTTTCTTAGAAATGCCATCGCGATAATGCTATTTTTCGTGGGTTACAAATTGGTTTTTTAG
- a CDS encoding RrF2 family transcriptional regulator, translated as MLSKKTKYGIKALTFLARQEDQTPVAIADIAKSENISIKFLESILLLLRHSSFLGAKKGKGGGYYLIKDPKEINMAHVYRILEGPIALLPCASHNFYERCEDCTDEATCAVRKLMIDVRDNTLKILESNTLADIAF; from the coding sequence ATGCTTTCAAAGAAAACAAAATATGGAATAAAGGCATTGACTTTTTTGGCCCGCCAAGAAGATCAAACACCTGTTGCGATTGCTGATATTGCAAAAAGTGAAAATATTTCGATAAAATTTTTGGAAAGTATTTTATTGCTTTTGCGTCATTCTAGTTTTTTGGGTGCCAAAAAAGGAAAAGGCGGAGGGTATTATTTAATTAAAGATCCCAAAGAAATCAATATGGCGCATGTCTATCGAATTCTTGAAGGACCTATTGCACTTTTACCTTGTGCCAGCCATAATTTTTATGAAAGATGTGAAGATTGTACCGATGAAGCTACGTGTGCAGTTCGAAAACTAATGATTGACGTACGCGATAATACTTTGAAGATTTTAGAGAGTAACACGTTGGCTGACATTGCATTTTAA
- the thrA gene encoding bifunctional aspartate kinase/homoserine dehydrogenase I, with translation MKILKFGGKSLSNGEGLNKVVAIITDKVTQGEEIAIVVSARGNATNELEDILGIASQNGNYKPLFEDFKTYQQAEYEHVDLSEEFEILEKLFEGVSLIGDYSNKIKDLVLSKGELLSAKLLTAILIKNGINARFTDSRELIKTDSKFGDAQPLEQISKKNVVQYFKQNNGNTVNIVTGFIGSNNKNDTTTLGRNGSNYTASLIANYLNAEELQNYTHVDGIYTANPDLVLDAKKIDHLTFNEANELANFGATILHAKTIIPLLEKNIPLRILNTFNHENKGTLITSNSNNEGIKTLSVLENVSLVNLEGRGLLGKTGVDARIFRVMGDNDISVSIISQGSSERGIGLVVAADQATKAMIELEKEFENDFYSKDVNKISVTDDVSVISIIGQDLSTFHKPYTALIKNKIVPILFNNTVTGKNVSLVVKKSQLNKALNVIHGEIFGVSKKINIAIFGHGLVGGTLINQILESAATIEKRKDIKLNVFAIANSKNVLLNKNGVTPNWINEIQNNGFAYTIEDVIAYANEHHLENLIAIDNTASAEFVENYVKLAENSFDLISSNKVANTLSYEFYKDLRKVLADNQKSYLYETNVGAGLPLIDTIKLLHLSGENITKIKGVFSGTLSYLFNNFSSKEVPFSEILKEAIDNGYTEPDPREDLCGNDVGRKLLILARELDLQNEFEEIEIQNLIPEYLREGSATDFLTKLKEFDPIYEKIKKDQKPNHVLRYIGELSGDLQNDKGNLEVKLVSVPSDTALGGLKGSDSFFEIYTESYGDRPIVIQGAGAGSAVTARGVFGDILRLSDKG, from the coding sequence ATGAAAATATTAAAATTTGGAGGTAAATCTTTATCGAATGGTGAGGGATTAAATAAAGTGGTTGCTATTATTACAGATAAAGTAACTCAAGGAGAGGAAATTGCTATCGTAGTTTCAGCGCGTGGAAATGCTACCAATGAGCTAGAAGATATTTTAGGGATTGCATCTCAAAATGGAAATTACAAACCGCTTTTTGAAGATTTTAAAACCTACCAACAAGCCGAATATGAACATGTCGATTTATCTGAAGAATTTGAAATATTGGAAAAACTTTTTGAAGGTGTAAGCTTGATTGGTGATTACAGCAACAAAATTAAAGATTTAGTCTTGTCTAAAGGAGAATTGCTTTCGGCTAAGTTGCTTACCGCAATTTTAATCAAAAATGGAATCAACGCTCGTTTTACCGATTCGAGAGAGTTGATAAAAACGGATTCAAAATTTGGAGATGCACAACCTTTGGAACAAATTTCGAAGAAAAATGTAGTGCAATATTTTAAACAAAATAATGGCAATACGGTCAATATTGTGACCGGTTTCATAGGTTCAAACAATAAAAATGACACAACGACTTTAGGAAGAAACGGCAGCAATTATACCGCTTCTTTGATTGCTAATTATTTAAATGCTGAAGAGCTTCAGAATTACACGCATGTCGATGGGATTTATACAGCAAACCCGGATTTGGTTTTGGATGCCAAAAAAATTGACCATTTGACCTTTAACGAAGCGAATGAGTTGGCTAATTTTGGGGCGACAATTCTTCATGCTAAAACGATAATTCCTTTATTAGAAAAGAATATTCCTCTTCGAATTTTAAACACATTCAATCATGAAAACAAAGGAACTTTAATTACTTCCAATTCGAATAATGAAGGAATAAAAACACTTTCCGTACTCGAAAATGTATCGTTAGTAAACTTAGAAGGAAGAGGATTACTTGGTAAAACTGGCGTCGATGCTCGTATTTTTAGAGTGATGGGTGATAACGATATTAGTGTCAGTATCATTTCACAAGGTTCATCAGAAAGAGGAATTGGTCTTGTGGTTGCTGCTGATCAGGCGACAAAAGCAATGATTGAATTAGAAAAAGAATTCGAAAATGATTTCTATTCTAAAGACGTCAATAAAATTTCGGTGACGGATGATGTTTCGGTGATTTCTATCATTGGTCAGGATTTGAGTACTTTCCATAAGCCCTACACCGCTCTTATAAAAAACAAGATTGTCCCTATTCTTTTCAATAATACAGTTACGGGGAAAAATGTGAGTTTGGTGGTCAAAAAATCACAACTTAACAAAGCGCTAAACGTTATTCACGGAGAGATTTTTGGAGTTTCAAAGAAAATTAACATTGCCATTTTTGGGCATGGTTTAGTTGGTGGAACGCTGATTAATCAAATATTAGAATCGGCTGCGACTATCGAAAAAAGAAAAGATATCAAACTAAATGTTTTTGCTATCGCGAATTCAAAAAATGTCCTGCTAAATAAAAACGGGGTAACTCCAAATTGGATAAATGAAATTCAAAATAACGGGTTCGCTTATACTATTGAGGATGTTATTGCTTACGCAAATGAGCATCACTTGGAGAATTTGATTGCAATCGACAACACGGCAAGTGCTGAATTTGTTGAAAATTATGTGAAATTGGCCGAAAATAGTTTTGATTTAATCTCTTCGAATAAAGTAGCCAATACATTAAGTTATGAATTTTACAAAGATTTAAGAAAAGTATTAGCAGACAATCAAAAGAGTTATCTTTATGAAACCAATGTTGGAGCTGGATTGCCACTGATTGACACGATTAAATTACTACATCTTTCGGGTGAAAATATCACTAAAATCAAAGGCGTTTTTTCTGGGACATTGAGTTATTTATTTAATAATTTCTCTTCCAAAGAGGTTCCTTTTAGCGAAATATTGAAAGAAGCAATCGATAACGGATACACGGAACCGGATCCAAGAGAGGATTTATGTGGAAACGATGTAGGGAGAAAATTATTGATTTTGGCAAGAGAATTGGATTTGCAAAATGAATTTGAAGAAATCGAAATTCAGAATTTAATTCCAGAATATTTACGTGAAGGAAGTGCGACTGATTTCTTGACGAAGCTGAAAGAATTTGACCCGATTTATGAAAAAATAAAAAAGGATCAAAAACCGAATCACGTTTTGAGATACATAGGTGAATTGTCCGGAGATTTACAAAATGACAAAGGGAATCTTGAGGTAAAACTAGTTTCGGTTCCGTCCGATACGGCTTTAGGAGGATTGAAAGGTTCTGATTCTTTTTTCGAAATTTATACAGAATCCTACGGAGACCGACCAATAGTAATCCAAGGCGCAGGCGCAGGATCAGCAGTTACAGCGAGAGGGGTTTTTGGAGATATCTTGAGATTATCGGATAAAGGGTAA